The region GTTTCGATGTCTGGTGACTTTTCAACTGACGGGCAATAAGAAATCTATTTGATAAGATAATTCAGCATCCATATATTACATATAAAGTTTCATtctgtatattaattattaataaatttacaatctttatataaaattacaagTCTACCATTTACATAAAAAGTTTCTTTCCACATACATACAAACTCAATAACAACAGCTAATATCATCGAATTTTAAAACGACAATAAAAAACAATGTGAATGAAATTCCAAAAAAGCGAAACCTTatgattttttgaaatttattcaaACTTTTTATATGTTGTAAATCTATCACAATTTGGTAAACTTGctagaatttttttgaaaaattattcaattaggTCTAAGTGGTTTATAAATGtgtaattctttttaaaaagatttaaaaacaGAAGAATTGTCAACTGCGATTTTATATGATGcaggtaaattaatttttaaaaatattacattgatttttgaaaattgaatagatttttaataaattgatccgttggaatatattaaaattttgaaggTTTGGATAGATTTtgcaaaaattataagaatttgCTATTTAGTAAGAGATTCCTGACATTGGTAATGGGCTAGATTATATGTATTTATGCCATTGGTAAAGGAATTAAGACCATGTATGGTGCGTTTATTTTCCAATTGATTAATACTTTCAttctatatacatatatactcgAATCAAATACTCAAATATTAATCTCAAGCTATTTGATTGATCATCAAAAGCTTGTTTCTCTCCatatatgttctaatttttCATACAACAAAAAGTTATCCAATATATATTAATGAATTATGAATTAATGtacaataaattatatatatatatatatatatatatatatatatgtgtgtgacGGAGACAAAGTAAGACCAGACAGCGCCGGACCCTActccaaaaaaataattataaagttattttgaaaaatcaaaaaataaataatttctataaacaattttttaaaagttacttcctccgtcccataaaaaataaaaaaaaaacatctattttacaagaattaaaaaaataattatttatagataatttgtgataatttgtctaaattgTCCTTTCTAATCAATTAGTCATGTACACTACCCAAAGCCGCTTTACTAATTATAGCACTTACAactcatttatttatctttccagaatatgcatttaatgtaggattattttgataatttttggcttaactaactccactttttctatttttacgggacaaaaaaaggtggcattttttctaatttttacggaacagagggagtatattttaGTGTACATTTTTGTGGTATATTATAGTTTTGTTAGAACCACTGCTTTTGTAGGAGAATGTATACTGTGAGAAATAAGTGTGTTTTATTTAGGCAGGGCTAAATCCGCAATATGATCATTAATGACTAAAGTTATAAACCTAGTCCTTGAGTACGCATAATTCATAATTGGAGGGACTGTTAGCGttaattttattgttgaaaGCTCGTCTAATAGCTTAATTTTTCAAGTGAATGGATTATTTAACATAGTGCCAGAGTATTTATGGTCGAAAGTCTAGATATTTGAGAAtttcatttgattaattaaatacacaatataaaataaatatgtgttttgttcATGCTTTAAATTCAATGGTGCGGCAAAATGTATtagatataatattatttttgaaagttaAAACCCTTCTAACAGTTTGAACTTTTAGGTATATACTACGTTTatgattaaatgattaattgaTGAATTGACTACATATTCACATATTTCCAATAGTATATAGGCATGGgagcttttttttttatgaatctcCCCGAAAACGGCTTTCACTTTTGAacacgttttaaaaaaaaattgaaacaaaaattagaaaaatgaaaaaaaaaagacgtTTCGATTTCTAACAATTttagaagaaagaagaaaattattttataaatttatgtaaACATAAGAGTTggagtaaattatttaattgtacGTCCATTTCTTGATTATTCtcctacaaaaaaaaatactaagtttaaaatatgtataaattgATCAATTATACATCTCAGTAACATTACTTATACCCTAAGAAAAGAGGCTcaaattcttcttcttcgttaGGATATTAAATTTTCAGGGTCcctatttaatatttatgttgctacaatttgattttttttttcaaggatAGAATTCATTGATGAAGAGTAAATTACATtggaaagtcatataacaaaataaacatatgatctttcaatttgattatgaaactttaatttatatcaatttaaattGAACTTCAAATCACAAGCAATGAGAAATTCCTATATGATTTTAAGTTAAATTGAGTCTACATGGTAACCGGATCTTGCCCTATGTCATATTTTCTCTTTAACCAATAATGGATAGTAAATTTCTACAGCCATTAAACTTTCATTTAGTGCAAGAAGAAAAATTTGTTGCTCAATTTGGCgttaaaatcactaagaaactTCTCATTGCTCGTACTTCTAAATTTTAGcgtctaaataaaaataaataaaaatgtgatgACCGATGTGAAATGGCACCAAAAGCTCCCAAAATTCAATACCCTGACACTGCTACGTACTGCATGAAATGAGGTAATGAAATGGAACAGTTCAAAAACCGTATCAACCAAAACCTAAGAATAAGTCTCAACAGCCATAGTCATAGGCACAAGAATCAGAAGAAAAACTTCTACGTACAATATCAGGCTTGAGATAATAAAAAAGATACCAAAAAAAGGCATGCATAAGGGAAGCACATGACATTAGGTAGGAATGtgtaaaaatcgaaccaaaccaaataatcaaattgacCTGACAAATTTAGTTCAATTCAGTTAGCCGATTCAGTATTGGACATTAAactttttagataaatttaaatgtaattcGAACCAAAACAATTGAATCAAATCGAAAAAATCAGATGAACCGACTAGTCCAGTTTGTTTAAGTTGAAATGTTTTTCTAATTCctaaaattttggttcggttctattttaaaaaaaaaattactgccATTTGGTTCGGGTTGAACTGAACGCGCTCCCCCTCGCATTAGGTATAAATGAACTTGACCTTTTCTAAGTAGTATCAAGTTTTGTCTCTTAACCACCCACAAGTACATGACATAATCTTCCCCGAAGGAACTTCTATATATTACATAGGAATTACAATCTCCAACACCAATTCACATGCAGCAAGCAGAAATATTACAAAATGGCCAAACACAACTTATTAGCTTTCAGTTTGATCATAATGCTTAGTTCCATAGTTCCAACATTTGCAAAAACCACAACACCATTGAATGAAACTTGTGTAGATGACATAGGTTTTAATCTCCAATTCAGCATTTACCAAGAAAGCTGCCCAGATGCAGAGGCTATAGTTTATTCTTGGGCTGAAACTGCAATTTCTCAAGATCCAAGAATGGCAGCTTCGTTGCTTCGTCTTCATTTTCACGACTGCTTTGTTAATGCACGTTTTCACGCTAAATTTGCTATCttttagttatttatatattttggtaTGTTAAATTTAGTTGGATTTTGATTGCAGGGGTGTGATGCATCAGTGTTGCTGGATGATACTGATAATTTTGTTGGTGAAAAAACTGCACCACCTAATTTGAATTCTTTAAGAGGATTTGAAGTGATCGATTCCATTAAATCTGATCTGGAATCTGTCTGTCCTGAAACTGTATCCTGTGCTGATATTCTTGCAATTGCCGCCAGAGATTCTGTGGTTCTAGTATGTTTATATCCTGTTTACTTACTTTTTACATGCATTAAATTCTCATAATTCCAAAATATCAACTGCACTGTTCAAGTGTAGATATATCATAAATTATAAGAGAAGATTATAATAATCACCCTGAAGTTAGGCCGAAATTACTGCTTTACCCctacattataaatttatcctcctagaattataattttatttgattgaaATCAGTTGTCTAGTACCAAGATATcccattaaataatttttttttttaaataattaagctaaTCTTAGAAATTATTGTGTATGCAGTCGGGTGGACCGAGTTGGGAAGTTCAATTGGGCAGGAAAGACAGTCTGAGTGCTAGCAAAGCTGCAGCTTCTAACAACATTCCAGCTCCAAATTCTACGGTGGCAATATTAGTAGCTAAGTTTCAAAATGTTGGACTCACATTAAATGATGTGGTCGCTCTTTCTGGTATTGTCATAGCTTGTCTCCATATTAATTTACCATTAGGCACTTGCCGAAAGTGTTGTACTAACACTCAATGTTTGTTGCAGGTGGGCACACTATAGGCAAGGCCCGATGCTCAACTTTCAGATCTAGACTACAAGGACTGAGCGCCTCTATCGGCGGTCCTGACGTTAATATAGAATTCATTCAGTCGCTACGACAACTATGTTCGGAATCTGAGAGCACTACAACGCTAGCACATCTCGACTTGGCTACACCAGCGACATTCGACAACCAGTACTATATCAATCTTCTTTCGGGTGAAGGATTACTCCCATCCGACCAGGCCCTTGTGACCGATAATGAGCAATCGCGTAGGATTGTTGAATCCTATGCAGAGGACGCGTTATTGTTCTTTGATGATTTCAAGAATTCAATGCTAAGAATGGGAAGCCTAGGGAAACTGACTGGGAACAGTGGGGAAATACGTCGGAACTGTAGGGTTGTTAACTAAAACTAATGCTCATGAACTTAACCTAAATAAAAGAATCTCGTATTAAAGTATGAACTATCCTGTAGAAGGGAgtttcaataattaattaactaattttgattattatgaCACTTAACGTTTCTACTCAAAGCTCAAGATCAATCTAAACGAACTTCTGCTGCATAATACAATACACAATGTTACATAATGCATTTCCTGTGGTATGCACTCATGATGCATATGATTAATTTGCTGAACTGGGATTCTAAATTCCCACAATTAACCTAGGAAACTAGAGGATTGAGATACCAATCCAGTTTCACGCATCATTTTGCATTCAAGCTCGTAGCGGTACCTGCTTTTGCATGCACCAGTATAGCGAACGAGTTAGCTACCATTCTCTTACTAGGAACCAAATAGCAGCTTCTTTTTCCCATGTGCCTCCCTAGAATGGACTGTGCTCATCTATTTTATGATCCTGGAAGGAAAAAAAGAATTGGAATTCTAACATCGGAGGAATGATTAATtccaaaatttattaattacggTGAATTTAAGGGATATACAGCCATCTTCTGagataatttactttttaaaagagACAAAGCCTTTGGTCATTTATTCCTTCACCATTATTTCCAACATCATCAAACAAAATTTAGAGTTAGTTGTAATTACCTGAACCTGGAGTCTTATTCTTCCACATCCACTCCTGAGCAGACTGATGTCCCTGTAGCAGAAGATGTCttcagaaacaaaataaaattatagaaaaacgagaaacatttaaaaaataaaaaatggaagtGTGATGGATCATTGACTGAATTAGATGCTGCAGGTAATTGTgtataaatatgtttttgaaaAGCCAAGAAGATGCATAAGACAGAAGAAACAAGGAGTATTTAATTCACTTGCAACATAATTGAGTTTAAAGAACAGGCAGAAGCCATATTTTCACCAAGAGCACCCACTTATCCACTTCTTCCATTTCATTCTATTGTCAAATTCTTGTTACATTGTATTCTGTAAGTTGACCTATTTTGCACACTCGTGGCGAAAATCACTTCCACAAATTGCCATAGATCAGGATCATTCCAATAACAAGAGCATCCAGGGAAAAACAGACTTAAACTATGATGAACCATTTTCATAGTGGCCACATCCGCAAACTAATAATTTGCTAATAGCACTTGCACAATCCGATGCCAATGCAAAAAACTAGATTGCTACACATTCTATAAGCAGGACCTTTTGAATCATATTACTAcataaataaaagattaatgAACAGCAAGAGCAACTACCAAACTCAGTCTTCATGTCAAGTTCTTAATGATAAGAGCAACTACTAAACTTGATCTTCATTTTAAGTTCTTACTGGCTTTTTCTAGAAGACCAAAAAATGTGAAGACACATTCTGGAAAGGTATTAACGTATATCAGCAAACCACATAAACAAGCTCTCCTATGATAAATACCTGAGCATCTTGTTGGACTCGAACTCCAGGAGCAGCATACTGAATTTCAACATAACGGAATCAGCATTGGAAAACCAACTTTATAAGAGCCAAAAGTTATATAACCACTGACCGGTGAAGGAAAAGAAAGCTGTTGCATCTGCTGGTGCTGGTGCTGGTGCCGAAACTGTGTTTGAAACTGAGCTTGATATGGAATCTGTTGTGCTTGTGGCACTTGTTGAGTGGGCTGCGATTGAGGGTTTGAATGGGTTTGAGGCTGTTGAACTGAGGGTTTTTGTTGCAGCTGCTGTTGTGGTTGTTTTTCAAACAAATTCAACTCCTCTGGTTTCTCCCACTGTTCACCACAGAAAACTcatcatttttttaaagattagAAGCCAGAGTAGAGAGAGAAATTAAACTAACAAGTTTCTCACCCGGCTTTCTCGAGTCATACTATTATAATAGTACGTGAACCCCTCAGGTGAGGTATGCTCTGTCCAATTACACTTTACAGGAGTCATTGACTGCGCAACAGGTGCAGCAGAAGCAGATAAAGTAGACGCAGGCACCTCTGAAGCCTGTGTAATAGGAGGAGTGCTAGCAACAGATTGTGGTGCAATCCCTGGCCACTAAACAATAATGATACAGAAATTACACGTCTAATTAATTAAGACAGTAATTATGTCAAACAGTAGCATGTATAGTGATCAAAACAATGTCACATGATCTGGGGATATAatttatctatatctatctatactatatataaaagcacggatggggggggggacaggcaaatttaccgaataatccttttcagtttactactaaataaaggttttatagtcattaactaattagttatttaattaatcactattgtaattaaagtcctaattagaataggtagctaaattatctccaatttaattttagtatgtaaaaaataactaaattgtctccaaattagtaggaatacctatcttttagtttgattgaactacaaaattaaaataatatatttggtcaatatattattatttaaatttttattttattatttttaaagatattattaataaaattaatttaattatttaattatgattattataaaaccaagagaagaataaattcagtatgaaaaaaatttaataaccgaatatattatatttacttttacaaaaattcttaactaatttaatattaattataaataaaaaatatatataattataataaatttactaatatgttcattgacgggttacgttacgagccacgtgcatagcacgtaatgcgaaactagtacaATTAAAAGTACATAGCCTGGTTCTTTCATTCAGAATACAAGACGTCAAATGCAAGGTATAGCAAAGCCTCAGTCGCTTGTCATTCACTGTTATGATAAGCCTCTTCTCCCCTAATGAGATGCATGCAATAAGTTAAAACCCAAGAACTCTCAGTAATACCTGTTGTTTAGTAGGCTGGGAACTTTGCTGCAACAATAAACCTTGATTTGGTGGCTGCATCATCTGCAATTGTTGTTGCAGTTGTGAGAAAGCCTGCTGAGATGACTGAAAGGTAGCTTGCAGAGTTTGAGTCTGTTGTGACAACATCTGAGCTAACTGAGAAGGGGACTGTTGAACAGGTGGCAGCATTTGCTGCTGGGCCGGAGCAGGCAGTTGTTGATTTGTACCAGCAGACACAGAATGAGCCTGCGGGTTAGCATTCAATGGCGGTTGTAGTCGTTTCCCCTGTTGGTGTTGAGGCTGAGTAGACAACTGACCACTCATGCCAACAAATTGCTGTGATGGCATTGGTTGAGTAAAAGGCGTTTGTCCAGAATGGGAAGTTTGTGTCTGCAAGTAAGATGTAACTTGAGGGTTCAATTGAAGAGAAGGTGGAAAATTCTGAGGAGATTGGAGGGATTTTTGCAATGGTGATATTTGTTGACCAACACGATGGACTTGCTGTGAAGACAAATTAAGACCCTGGGAGAAAGATCAAGTATTGCAAGCGGTCAATATGGGAAGACAGTAAAAAAATATGCAGGCATCAAAGGTATTACTCACAAACCTGTTGTGTTGTGGAAGAAATTGCATGTCCTGAAGGAGCACCATCAGAAGGGCCAGTAAAGAGACCACCCTAGCAAACATAGCATGTAACAAATAATTGAGCTAAAGGGCACCAGAGGCCAGATATTCTTGCTTATAGGGCAACCAAAAATTCTTGTGTTCAAAGAATGAAAGAAAAGTAACATAAGCAATGCGTCAAGACCCACACTATAACAGCTCAAACGAAACAAGAACCAATGGAAATTCAAACTTGAACAGAATATCAAATCACTATATACCACTGAACATGTATATAACTTCCGAAACAGCAAGATAACATTCCAGTTCAATGATTAATTTAGGAGCAGCTGTGCATCTTATCACCCACATGAGCTTACCTTATTCAAAGGTGCAGCAAGATCACCCGACATAGGAGGAAACTGACCGCCAAAACCACGGATACCAGAATTAGGGGAAGGCCCCATATTCTGCGGACTTATTGGCTGCCAAGCATTAGGTAGAACTCGATCACTCATGGAGTCACCAAAATTGGATGGCCTAACATGAATAAGTAAGAAAAAAGACTTAAAAAAGCAGGCAGCAGTAGAAGAGTATGACATTGAAGTGATGAAGCATTAATTTTAACCACATCAAAGACATAGGAGAATACCTAGGTCCTGGAGCTTGAAATTGAGGGCCAAAACCTGGACCTCCTAATGCAGGACCACCCCTAAAAAACAAAAGCACTCTGTTGAAAATTACTAACACCTCAAGAAAAGTATATATAATCATAACCTCAAAATAGCCAATGCACATAAAACCTTGTAAAATCTTTTGTCGATTCACAACAACCCACCCAACCcacacacacaaaaaaaaaagaattaaaaaacaaaGGCCCACCCAGTGCCTCATATATATTAACCGCCACAGCCCGAACCAGACCAGAATGAAAGAGAAATTGTTAATAAGAGCTGTATGTAAAAGAAATGATGATCAGCCAAACAAACCTCGAATCTCCAGGCCTAGGCCTCTTAGGATCAGCAAATCGAACGGTCAATGGTTGATCACAACCCTAAGATTAAAAACAACACCCCTCGAACAGATTCAGAAAAATCAACACCAGAAAAGATGAATAAGGAAAATATGTGCAATGCATACCCTCATTATGTAAATTCCATTAAGAGCATTTATAGCTGCCATTGCCGTTTCTCTTTGGGAGTACTTAACAAATCCACATCCtttagaatgaaaaaaaaaaaaggaaacatgaacatcatcaaaattaaaaaagaagaacAGTACATGAGTGCTGACAAAACTGATCTACAGAGTTGATGATAAACGCgtgttaagttttttttttttttttatcaaaggtggaaatcgactctttggagtctcatgttagttgttagttaccgaggcgtggttcgaacccacaacctctcgaTGCACTTAGAGACGCTTTAACCATTCAGGCTAGGCCCACATTGGCAACACGTGTTAAGTTAACCATCTCATAATTTACAAAGACTGAATTAGTAGATGTCAGCCATAATTTTGCAGATATAAAAGAtagctaatattatttttttcaaacaaaaacgAAATCATAAACCATACCACGACTTTGTTTCATTTCATCACGCATGAGATAGACATCCTCAATATGGCCATATGGTGAAAAAATCTGAAAAAAGGGAAGATcagtttagcaatttatataattttatgctGTTAAGTTAATAACATTATTGTCGGAGCCTCGCCTAAAAGCTTGCCCTTTTGGGTGGATTGATTATTTGACATAGTACCAGAGCTTCAATGATCGAAAGGTCTAGAGTTCAACCTTTGGCAACTCTCATTTGGTTGATTAAAATATTCAAGCACAAAGTGAGGTAAAATTGTGTGCTTGTTTGTTCACGCTTCAAGCCCAATGGCATATGCATGCAGGGGTGAGTTAAGAAGATAAAAAAACTATTGTTGAATCCCCACCCAAAAGCTTAAATGCCTTCAAAGAAAAAGTTTGCAACTACAACTCTTTATAGGCATCGAAAGGACAAGTCAGTTTCTTTGATCATCAGATCAGAAGAACAAGTTTTACAATTCCAATGGGGTGGAGGGTCTGTCAAAAAGTGTTCATTTAAGCAGCATTATAAACTTAATCAATTGACTTCAGGACTTACTTCCTCAACTTCCTTTTCTGTAGCATGTTTGTTTAAGGACCCCACAAACAATTTGTACTCAACTGCACCTACCatataaaaaatgaagagtATTAAAACtagaaataatataatttcaaGGTGAAAATAACACATACCCGCTTTCCTACAAAGCTTAAATCTCAGGAGAGGGGAAAAAAGATCTCGTTTGGGAAATTACTAACGAGAAATGTTTGACTCAATCTCATCATATGGGAAAACAACACACAAAAGTGCCTCTTCCAAAAGATAATTTGCAGCATCTTTGTCAATCAATTATGATATAAAGCAACGATGTTGCGTAACGAATTGAAGGACACAACGACAAATACACACACTCAATAGTTTAATAAGCCATGGATTTATACCAAGACGTTCTCGCTCCCCATCAGCATATCTTACTTGGATAGGACCTACTCCCTGCAAAAGAGATGTTAAAGATGTGCACAACTATGGTTTTGTATGAATTCAAAACAAGTGATAGGATAAAACTCACTCCAGGCAAAGTATGTCGATTGTGCAAAGCCCTGATTGCCCTGTCAGCTTCATCTGAGGTTGCATATTTTACAAAACAACAGCCTGCAGAAGTGAAAGGTTTTTAACCTGATTTTACTTGGCAGGGTACTTTTGTATCGATGCTAGATACACacaaataatcaaacattacAGTTATGCATGCATCAAAGGTACATACACATGAATGCAATGGTTAATGGAGGCCATTTAAATATACATTTCTAACATACatttaaacttaattattagaactctgtaacaaaaTCTAATTTGCTGCTGATTCAAAAACTAACAAATAATCCTAAGTTGCTGCTAACTAAGGTTAGTGAATATGCCAGTCTACAGGTATTACATTAAAACAGATGTAAATCACAGCAGTT is a window of Mercurialis annua linkage group LG2, ddMerAnnu1.2, whole genome shotgun sequence DNA encoding:
- the LOC126667287 gene encoding flowering time control protein FCA-like isoform X2, whose amino-acid sequence is MERQRNDRYGGGGGNTTNSNSNSNSSSYNQDYSYSNNINNSNNRRPSRFSDGPTPPPPRFSDNRFSANNDSVSSEYDHRHHRRSPNDYRPSSAAASDHRAFDSPPHPPPSHGSAGGFVPMGAGGGMDGGFRPMGGGNGGFMSNYPAPAPLPELRPPQPISGQKRGFPFSGRGNSPDHVDGGGFAKLFVGSVPRTASEEDIRPVFEQHGNVVEVALIKDKRTGQQQGCCFVKYATSDEADRAIRALHNRHTLPGGVGPIQVRYADGERERLVEYKLFVGSLNKHATEKEVEEIFSPYGHIEDVYLMRDEMKQSRGCGFVKYSQRETAMAAINALNGIYIMRGCDQPLTVRFADPKRPRPGDSRGGPALGGPGFGPQFQAPGPRPSNFGDSMSDRVLPNAWQPISPQNMGPSPNSGIRGFGGQFPPMSGDLAAPLNKGGLFTGPSDGAPSGHAISSTTQQGLNLSSQQVHRVGQQISPLQKSLQSPQNFPPSLQLNPQVTSYLQTQTSHSGQTPFTQPMPSQQFVGMSGQLSTQPQHQQGKRLQPPLNANPQAHSVSAGTNQQLPAPAQQQMLPPVQQSPSQLAQMLSQQTQTLQATFQSSQQAFSQLQQQLQMMQPPNQGLLLQQSSQPTKQQWPGIAPQSVASTPPITQASEVPASTLSASAAPVAQSMTPVKCNWTEHTSPEGFTYYYNSMTRESRWEKPEELNLFEKQPQQQLQQKPSVQQPQTHSNPQSQPTQQVPQAQQIPYQAQFQTQFRHQHQHQQMQQLSFPSPYAAPGVRVQQDAQGHQSAQEWMWKNKTPGSGS
- the LOC126667287 gene encoding flowering time control protein FCA-like isoform X1; this encodes MERQRNDRYGGGGGNTTNSNSNSNSSSYNQDYSYSNNINNSNNRRPSRFSDGPTPPPPRFSDNRFSANNDSVSSEYDHRHHRRSPNDYRPSSAAASDHRAFDSPPHPPPSHGSAGGFVPMGAGGGMDGGFRPMGGGNGGFMSNYPAPAPLPELRPPQPISGQKRGFPFSGRGNSPDHVDGGGFAKLFVGSVPRTASEEDIRPVFEQHGNVVEVALIKDKRTGQQQGCCFVKYATSDEADRAIRALHNRHTLPGGVGPIQVRYADGERERLGAVEYKLFVGSLNKHATEKEVEEIFSPYGHIEDVYLMRDEMKQSRGCGFVKYSQRETAMAAINALNGIYIMRGCDQPLTVRFADPKRPRPGDSRGGPALGGPGFGPQFQAPGPRPSNFGDSMSDRVLPNAWQPISPQNMGPSPNSGIRGFGGQFPPMSGDLAAPLNKGGLFTGPSDGAPSGHAISSTTQQGLNLSSQQVHRVGQQISPLQKSLQSPQNFPPSLQLNPQVTSYLQTQTSHSGQTPFTQPMPSQQFVGMSGQLSTQPQHQQGKRLQPPLNANPQAHSVSAGTNQQLPAPAQQQMLPPVQQSPSQLAQMLSQQTQTLQATFQSSQQAFSQLQQQLQMMQPPNQGLLLQQSSQPTKQQWPGIAPQSVASTPPITQASEVPASTLSASAAPVAQSMTPVKCNWTEHTSPEGFTYYYNSMTRESRWEKPEELNLFEKQPQQQLQQKPSVQQPQTHSNPQSQPTQQVPQAQQIPYQAQFQTQFRHQHQHQQMQQLSFPSPYAAPGVRVQQDAQGHQSAQEWMWKNKTPGSGS
- the LOC126667289 gene encoding peroxidase 40, whose translation is MAKHNLLAFSLIIMLSSIVPTFAKTTTPLNETCVDDIGFNLQFSIYQESCPDAEAIVYSWAETAISQDPRMAASLLRLHFHDCFVNGCDASVLLDDTDNFVGEKTAPPNLNSLRGFEVIDSIKSDLESVCPETVSCADILAIAARDSVVLSGGPSWEVQLGRKDSLSASKAAASNNIPAPNSTVAILVAKFQNVGLTLNDVVALSGGHTIGKARCSTFRSRLQGLSASIGGPDVNIEFIQSLRQLCSESESTTTLAHLDLATPATFDNQYYINLLSGEGLLPSDQALVTDNEQSRRIVESYAEDALLFFDDFKNSMLRMGSLGKLTGNSGEIRRNCRVVN